A window of Nymphalis io chromosome 18, ilAglIoxx1.1, whole genome shotgun sequence genomic DNA:
ATACAATGCAAAATAGATCGAGAAGAAATCAAGGCCATAAATCTATCACATTAAGTTCGGATTGCTTCGGCAATAgccaaataaataactataaaataagtgATTGAACAGCAGATACTGACAATTCCATAAGAAGGAATTAAGTAGCTGTATATATTATGCGAATAACCGTTGCATTAGTTCGAATATACACGCACGTCTCCGCTCAAATGAACATACGGCGTAGGCGTTTAAGATACATTCGCTAATGCATGTCCTCACTACATAATTAATTCAATCATGAACAAACACCGCTATCGGACACTTGGTAAACTAGACCATAAACCCACTTTTAAGATTCTACGCTTCTAAAcacttttttaaaacttaaaaactaagtaaaaaatttaattgatcaCATATGGGAGTAGTTACGAAATTAAACTGTGGCACTCAGATAAATGGAAGTATGTATCATTTTCGTTGTCTGAGCGTCATCAAGACATGTTGTTGATACCTACTCTCTTGCCAAGAGGAGATGCGTCGAGAATCCTCTCGTTAAGTTTGTCCTCCTCTCTGAAATGAATCCTCGTAATCACGATGTCCCCTGTGCTTAATGTTTGCGAACCAACCTCGGCTTTCTTTATTTCATTGAGATCATTGCATTTGACGTCATCGGCTGAATTATGGCATTTGCAACAACAGTTTTTTCTATCTGTATCtccaatatttaatatttgacttaAATTTGACCAATCTTTGTTTTTAAGTAGAGGCAGCGTCTGTTCCATTGTTTGTGAAAATTTATCCTCTAGCTCTCCACTTAAAGGTGCCACGGCCGAGAGAATTGCTTCCAAACGATTAATTTTTTCAACTTTATCCATATTTGTGTCTGATAAAATTTCATCCATCATTTGCATAGATTCTGTGAGACTTGGAGGCTGTGTTGAATGTGGTGAGGATATGGAATCTGATGGGTTCGATTCTAAGCTAGCCATCTCATTTTCTTTTTCATCTTCATCAGAATCACTGTCCTTGTCTTGGCCCATTGCTTCAAGTTTTTCTAGTTTTTTGGAGATTTTATGACAGCCTTTAAGTTTTTCCTTTTCTTCTTCAGTCAATTCTAAATATCTAAGTAATCTTATTTCCCGATTgcttaacacaatattttttgttgtctcggctaatttttgttttaattcaccAACTTCTGTGTTAATTTTTCTTTGCCGTTTTCTCAATTTAACTTCTGTTGGTTGAATGTGCATAAAGACTTGTTCATTTGATAGCTCTTCAAAAAGTTGTTGATTTTCAGGTTTAATATTACTTGACATGTAAGCATAAATTGCTGGATTTACTAAAGAAAGTACATCAGATGCGGCATAAATAATCATATCTTTTGTTAAAGGCCTTCGGGCCCAATAACGTTGGTCTCTTCgatatacattttttagttGTTCCTTCATTGGATTCATTGGAGCGTTATACAATTCACAAAGTGCATTTAGACTTAGATTCTTAACTTTGTACACAGGAACACTTTGCTGTTGTAATTGCAACACTGCGTGGGCTGCCTGTgtatcaaaaacattttttagagtGATCTCAAATTGATTGTGTAAATTGACTGAATCATTACGACAATCATGAATAATTTTGACAACAAATTCACTTTCTAATAGATCCTTGATTTTTCCTTCAACCACCATTCCGGGACAAGCCATAATATCGAGTATATAAACTTCTCCATTCATAGTTGCAATCTGACATAAAGTCAGAACACCTTTTAAACCCAAATTAATACCTTCACAATCGAAGGAAACTATACTTTTTGCAGTGCGCTTAACATTCATAATGCTGTCAACTAATGTGGCACATTCTCTTACATTTGCAATGACTGTTGCACTCTGTAATACCTTCTGCCTCCAAGCTTCGCCCatcatattatttcttatactcAATAAACCATTAGTTTCCTCGGAAGCACGAGCATTTAAATGATTGTTTACTCTATCTCTTACCATATTTTCAGCTAAATTCTTTATGACAATCGAGTTGATCCTCTGTTTAAGTGTCTGATTAGCAATGTTTGCTTGGGGACCACGGGGAGATTCAATAGGGCTGAGTATCCTATTTGCAGGACTTTTTGTCCCATCTGATGGTGTAGGACTAACTGATATTGGTGGTGCAGGGGAGACGGGTTTCTCTTCTACCACTTGCTTTGGTGGATCAGTCTTAACTTTAGGTTTAGCATTTAGATACATTACAGGTATTTTTGGCTTGCTTATTAATGTGACGAGGTTAGATTGTACGTGAAAGCTGtctgaaaatattttcaggAAAGCACTCAAATCGGCTGGTGTTTTGAACATTTGATACCAGTATTCTTGTGGGAACCGTGACACAATAAGGTGAAAAAGCTGGTCCACCATCACTGGGCCCTTGGCCTCGATACACTGTGCAACATAATCTAATAATTGTTGAGCAGTATCTGTGTTAATATTAGCCACAGGCAAATTGTGAAACTGCTCCGAATTGCCATGTGCATTATCTCGCCTATGATTATCACTGACTAGAACAACATTATCATCGGTGATCTGGAAGGTATCCGGGTGCTTCATGAGGAACTCCTTAAACTCCTTTATCCGCTGCCCAGAGATGTGACGCACTTGCGGGGACGCCTGGCTGCGATGCCCCAGGAGACTTTTTATCGGCACTTCAGTCCCCTCACCGTATTGGATCATCTTACTGGCAAAATACTCTTTCGCCTCTTCAATATAATCATTGTTGGAGGACGCGCCAGCGCCGCAAGGGTGCCTTTGAAACGTGTTGATATCAACATAGTCCCCGTCTATGTTGAACAACGCGGGGTATTGAGCCAGGAATTTCTTCAAGCCCGACTGCGACCCGCCAGCAATCTGACGCATCTCCTTGGTGAAACCCTTGGCACCAAACTGACAGGAAAGATCGTGCAACGTTCTCGGCTCGCCTTTATCGAGCAGGCGCTCCACGAAAAACAACAGAGTGAGATTTCTAGCGAGCTCATATTCCATTGATTCCATTTCCCAACAGTTGGTGCCAATGTGGTGTCTTacactaaaatttttatacGTATATGTGTCACCCACAACACCATGAAATTCTTCAATTCAGATGCAAGCAGAGACAACAGAGGAAAGTGACGTGCTATTAGGTGTTGCAAGTTAAGTTTTCTTAATTTACAAATCACGTAAAACCATAATAACCACTCTTTTAGATTATGATCTAATGATGAATGATGacctgttaatataattttataaaaatatttttagattatttaggtaaaatttcaatagtaacaaaaataattacgtgatatgaaatataatcaatataaaaaatgttaaaaagtgaaGACAGACTTACAAatacttgaaaatatttaaatcgaactattaactttatttaatttaaacatataactaAGTAATTCAATAATCATAATGCTTTGTAATTGCCGTGGTTCTTCAAAGTTTTATTCCacaaagaatttttttaaatatacaataagagTAACTTTTCTTTCTCTTAGATTTCGCGTTAttaaagtcatttttataattattcatttttaaaattatttttaaattatttaaaaaataacatgttgTTCGAATGAATTATATGTTTAGTGATAAGGGTTttaaaggtaaatatttaaGGAATATGCAACTCTAGATGTTGACTGTCACTTGTCAGTgaagttgaaaataattattactgttaATTTATTTGCTATACGATATATCAGTGTAACtttagtcaaatatatatattcaattgttGGCTTAAAGTGGGAGTAAACAGCTAATTAATGCAAAGAAACGCAtacaaatttactaaaaatatttatatcagttACGATAAAAGCTCTTAATTCTCGTATTTTTTAACGAAAAGTACCAGAAATCATTGATATAAtggtaaatatgttataaatcttaaatttaaaaaataaatgtacttaCGTTTTATAGTCATAATAACATAATGTGACGGCATAAACAAGACtccataattaattaattaaaaaataaataaaatagttgtgATGTCATTTtgataaatgtgtaaaattttCCCGAAACTATAATGATTATCATAAATGTTCTTTAATATTTCCAGCTGGTCTTGGTTCTTGGTGATCTCCATATTCCACACCGTTGTAGCAGCTTACCACCTAAGTTTAAGAAGTTGCTTCTTCCTGGTAGGATCCAACACATACTCTGTACAGGTAACCTCTGTACAAAAGAGTCGTACGACTACTTGAAGACGTTGGCTAGCGATGTTCACGTCGTTAGGGGAGATTTTGATGAggtatgtaatataatgttatatacatttctTATACTTGATGTatttcacattattttatacacacATAGAATCAACATCATGtagaatgttatatataaacagttCGCATAAAATCAATGCTTAATTGCTTACAGAACTCCACATATCCTGAGCAAAAAGTGATAACTGTTGGACAGTTTCGCATTGGACTGATCCATGGTCACCAAGTCGTGCCGTGGGGTGATGAGGAGTCTCTTGCATTAGTGCAAAGGCAATTGGACGTGGACATACTTATATCTGGTCACACACATCGGTTTGAAGCATATGAACATgagaacaaattttatataaacccgGGTTCTGCAACTGGTGCTTATAGCCCTTTgtataggtaaaaaaaaattttttatatcaaagaaataCACTTAATAtgcatttgtttatatatatatatatatatatatatataacagggGGTATAATATAGTGGCTAGTCAGAGTAGGTACTGATGATACTCAGTTACTTCTTAAACTATTTGttctaagaatatataaaactgtttttagagatgtataaatatcaatttttagaTTATATGAGTCTCCAATATCTACTTTGGTATCATCTATTTACTAATTACGGGTCCACCCCATAAATGTGGATAGTATCTTGAAGTGATGACAGTCAAATAAAATGCTTAATAAAGTATTGatgatacaatatataataagaaaaacaataaatgtgcactaaaataaacaaaaacatagttttgacaataaaataaatatatttttgttactattataataatatagcaacaaagtatattgtatacaaatcaaaaacacACAAGACTTGCCATTACTGCGAAGAAGTTCGTCCTTACCCCCAAGCCCCCATTAAATGATGCacataagaataaaaatttataaataataaatacattaataaattctaatagactatcatattattaaatatgaaattacacTCACAAGAAATCAAGTAATACCAAGCGGCATATTTACTGACATTAATATCTTTCTGTTATCAATTCTTCTTAATTTATTGCAAAGGTTATGATAAAATGTGACCAAAgagaaaataacatttaatagtaaataaatcttaaattaattaaatattcaatcattaataaaaatattgtttgacaGGAATGCAACACCATCATTCGTATTAATGGACATCCAGAGCTCCACAGTCGTCACATACGTATACAAACTGCTCGGTGATGAAGTTAAAGTGGAACGAATTGAATATAAGAAAGCGtagtttataaacattttatattttgtaagtcGGTAAGTATTTTATCAAATGTGTCTACTTTGTATtgtataaagaaattattatgtattgttcattttatttcaagttgagataaaccaaaattatataattataaatgtttcttttCAAATCTTTAGATTATGTGTACACatacagaaataatatttaaattgattattttaataaaaataaataaataatgacctCATTGATTTCGGCTgagtttttatagaaattagcaaactgcgcaggtgacattatagtgcactagTGTTTGTTCAAACACAGATGCAATGTTTAATCCCTTACTTTCATGATGCATTGGAAAGGCAATCTCACAATCGTGGAGAGTTCAGATAGGACCAACATTTTACGTGCTTACGGAGGCCCAGAACAGTAAACACTGCCAGCTTCTGTATTCCAGGCTGCTacttagaatatattaaaagaaaaactcaCTACGTTTTTACTATTTGAACAGAGGTTTTTGTAATCTGTCGCCTTATAAGCAAACCTTTACATTAATGAGGCAGTAAAACATATAAAGATAAAACCAGTCTCTCGTTAAAGAATTAAGTGTTAAATCTTAGTAGgtccgcatatatatatatatatatagaataggtaggacgtgcatatgggccactcatggtaagtggtcaccaacacccataggtgttggcattgtaataaatgttaaccatcgcttacatcgccaatgcaccaccaacgttgggaactaagatgttatgtcccttgtgcctgtattacactggctcactcaccctttaaactggcaCACAAtaaaaccaagtactgctgttttgcggtagaatatctacaCAGACTTGATGTAATGAATGATAATAGCACCATATTCCTCACTAGAATGGTGGCATTCTGGcaattttgagttttttttaaatatttgttccagttatattttatcgtttttttagaatatagaaggcagacgagcatatgggccacctgatagtaagtggtcaccaacgcccttagacattagcattgtaagaaatgtcaaccatcgcttacttagccaatgcaccaccaaccttgggaactaagattttatgttctttgtttcatttaattacactggctcactcacccttcaaactggaacacaacaatatcaagtatacAAGGTCCTGTCTTAAAGTATCAAAgttgatgttatttataattttaaatctgtaactaacataatatgtaaagccatagtatataaaattacttcttCCATTATATAGTTTGATACATAGgaattatgtatgtaaagattatttaaaatatttgtacatgTATACAAgaggaaaaaattaaaatttttataacaatcaaccagcaattttaaagtttttttttttcacaatgaATATTAGGTACAGtcagaaaaacaaattatgtaaatcTTAACTAGTTAActttaaagtaagaaatatgtaaacaaaatgttatataatatataatatacttatatcttATTCTGTTTTATTTGTTGCTATGGGTCCCAATGgtattaactaaaaattaaatatcgtgTTTACTATTttgaaagaaaatgtttttaaatagatattatatattatttgaaatgtcGTTACGCAAGAAAAAGACATTTGTTGtccaattatttcaataataataaacatgtaCCTTCGAGATTCAGAGCTGAACCGCGGTATGCCCATTTCCGAACTctgttaaaataacttttttctaCCTGATGTTCTcaggttttaataattaataaattgctttttttaattttccaatcTTAATAAAAGTTGTTAGTCGTtgattatttgatatttgtaatgtaaatataactttaatctGAATTGGACCAGTAGCGTTTACCtaagacttaaaaaaaaaaagttgtaacaATAAATCATAATTGTCAAAAAGCACTCATCCCCAATACACACACCTTCCTTATCAGCGCTATGGATATCAAATTTAATGTCTCGTTAAATAATTGACTATTTTGTCAAACCCGTATATTATAGCCTTAATAAAGTTTTGTAATCCATAATCCGTAAAGTCATatagcatatgggcaacctgatggtaagtggtcaccaacgccaattacattggcattgcaaaaaatgttaaccatcgcttacatcgctaatgcgccaccaaccttaggaactaagttgttttgtcctttgtgcctgtaattacactggctcactcacccttcaaaacggaacacaacaatattaagtactgctgttttgcggtagattatacCCTACCACAAGAAAACAGTATGGTTGTTTATTTGGTTATACCGGGGTGGTCAATTtggttttttacaaataataaaggcatgttaattttatatgaacattGAGCACAAAAAAAATAGATGACGTCATTAGTGATCAAACAGGTACTTAAATtcctaaatataattgttaaaaataaagatatctgTCTATGTTTGCTGATTGATGGATTTGTGGCACTCGTTATTTCCTGATTCGCGTAAGCCGATGTGAAGGCAAATCCAATACAACGGGAAAtatttcaggcgcaggatcaacggtttTATGTGTTTTTCTACAAGAGGGAGTGTAAAGACGCACACACAGACACTGAAAACTTctagacttcgggctgctactgagaatttctcgagTAATAAGCCCGTTAAGTTTTAATTGATAGgacccggatttgaacccaggttAGTAATCAATTTTATGTAGGTAAACAAATTTTCTCAGTAGGTATCTACTTAGTATTGATTCCTAATATAATTTGACACGATGGCGACAATGGTCTTGTAAAAGTACAATTAAAAAGTATGTATGAGCATAATAATTCTATCTATAATTTTACATGTATCTGTTGGCAGTTGGACCTTTGGCATAGAAGTGATAcgatatcaattaataataaaaacttcgtAAGTCAAAACCCTAGACACCTACAACGTGATTGGGAAGTCAACACGACTTCTAAAGcttgtgaaaaatataattaatgaagacAATCAgtcaaaagttttaattaaataacaaatgaagACTACGTGTGCTAAATcatgttaattttaatcatttcttaagaaataaataaggaaaatctataaataaaactaatattcattatcattaatacaatagtaagttttaattattttatctagtAACAATATTGGCAGTCGTTAACCCAAATCACAATGCTATTACTACGGCCTACGATGTGTAGGTGCTTACGTGTAAGCGTTAGCGTAGTCAGAAACTTGTACTTAAGTTCATAACAGAAGCAAATACCACTATCGAAAAAAGAGCCCTCGAATTATTATCGCTTCTagaatgacaaaaaaaaatcgatacacgaaatttgtttttaattatcacaCACTTAAGGCCTAGAATAGcataaaatacgtttttaaaCACAACGCcggtaaacaaaaacataaacgtATACGAAACGTACGTCTATGAAGACCGCATGTTTTAATTCGCAGATATTATGCACCCGAAAAACTCCCTTAAATCATCGCTTTAAGGGTCACTATAGTCCATTTTTTCTATCTGTTTGTATCGTTAATCACTTTCGTACCGGTAGAGAACAAGCTCGCCCCACTCTTACGCTACGTACTAATAAAACCGAACgcgttcgaatttcaaatcaaacaTAGTTGCACGTTCATGGACAACGGCGTTctgtatagttattatttttttttcaaatctttGTCATAAAGGTATAAACAGTATTAGTTACATTAGATGTAAGTGGT
This region includes:
- the LOC126775519 gene encoding egalitarian protein homolog, with product MESMEYELARNLTLLFFVERLLDKGEPRTLHDLSCQFGAKGFTKEMRQIAGGSQSGLKKFLAQYPALFNIDGDYVDINTFQRHPCGAGASSNNDYIEEAKEYFASKMIQYGEGTEVPIKSLLGHRSQASPQVRHISGQRIKEFKEFLMKHPDTFQITDDNVVLVSDNHRRDNAHGNSEQFHNLPVANINTDTAQQLLDYVAQCIEAKGPVMVDQLFHLIVSRFPQEYWYQMFKTPADLSAFLKIFSDSFHVQSNLVTLISKPKIPVMYLNAKPKVKTDPPKQVVEEKPVSPAPPISVSPTPSDGTKSPANRILSPIESPRGPQANIANQTLKQRINSIVIKNLAENMVRDRVNNHLNARASEETNGLLSIRNNMMGEAWRQKVLQSATVIANVRECATLVDSIMNVKRTAKSIVSFDCEGINLGLKGVLTLCQIATMNGEVYILDIMACPGMVVEGKIKDLLESEFVVKIIHDCRNDSVNLHNQFEITLKNVFDTQAAHAVLQLQQQSVPVYKVKNLSLNALCELYNAPMNPMKEQLKNVYRRDQRYWARRPLTKDMIIYAASDVLSLVNPAIYAYMSSNIKPENQQLFEELSNEQVFMHIQPTEVKLRKRQRKINTEVGELKQKLAETTKNIVLSNREIRLLRYLELTEEEKEKLKGCHKISKKLEKLEAMGQDKDSDSDEDEKENEMASLESNPSDSISSPHSTQPPSLTESMQMMDEILSDTNMDKVEKINRLEAILSAVAPLSGELEDKFSQTMEQTLPLLKNKDWSNLSQILNIGDTDRKNCCCKCHNSADDVKCNDLNEIKKAEVGSQTLSTGDIVITRIHFREEDKLNERILDASPLGKRVGINNMS
- the LOC126775601 gene encoding vacuolar protein sorting-associated protein 29, with amino-acid sequence MLVLVLGDLHIPHRCSSLPPKFKKLLLPGRIQHILCTGNLCTKESYDYLKTLASDVHVVRGDFDENSTYPEQKVITVGQFRIGLIHGHQVVPWGDEESLALVQRQLDVDILISGHTHRFEAYEHENKFYINPGSATGAYSPLYRNATPSFVLMDIQSSTVVTYVYKLLGDEVKVERIEYKKA